In one Nitrososphaera sp. genomic region, the following are encoded:
- a CDS encoding nucleotide exchange factor GrpE: MEENDEVEIVEGPEEERETIAVEAKDEEEAEALKSELRTVREELKKSKELADSNLSKVKYLMADFDNYRKQMDRHLASKVESNKAELLLKFVNIRDDYIRALGVAKQKKVDLVVVEGLEGILKNIDSLLASEGVVEIEAAGTPFDPNVHDAIAFSHRADVPENTVTSEIRKGYMHKDKVLRPSMVEISRRPSH, from the coding sequence TTGGAAGAGAACGACGAAGTTGAGATAGTAGAAGGGCCTGAGGAAGAGCGTGAAACAATTGCCGTCGAGGCAAAGGACGAGGAAGAGGCAGAGGCCTTGAAGTCCGAGCTTCGGACCGTCAGGGAGGAGCTAAAGAAATCAAAAGAGCTGGCCGACTCGAACCTCAGCAAGGTGAAGTACCTCATGGCCGATTTTGACAACTATAGGAAGCAGATGGACAGGCACCTTGCCTCAAAAGTCGAGTCTAACAAGGCAGAACTCCTCCTAAAGTTCGTCAACATACGGGATGATTACATCAGGGCGCTTGGCGTGGCAAAGCAAAAGAAGGTTGACTTGGTGGTTGTTGAGGGGCTGGAGGGAATACTGAAGAACATTGACTCGCTCCTGGCGTCTGAGGGCGTCGTCGAGATAGAGGCCGCAGGCACGCCTTTTGACCCGAACGTCCACGACGCCATTGCTTTTTCCCATAGGGCAGACGTACCGGAAAACACTGTCACCTCCGAAATCAGGAAGGGGTACATGCACAAGGACAAGGTGCTGCGCCCAAGCATGGTCGAAATTTCACGCAGGCCTTCCCACTAG
- a CDS encoding plastocyanin/azurin family copper-binding protein — protein sequence MANNAAGIALTAFIVAVAVSFGYYQFLYLPEANAKPVLPRAITDPTDTTKVTIVPGASVQSNTRNFEPKDARGAIGLANRVTWTNTDNVPHTVTSDDHYKDAYSGSFNSLDQQDNVPGGYLLPGKSFTFVFTKVGTYSYHCEPHPWMQAKVDIIENFA from the coding sequence ATGGCGAACAACGCCGCTGGCATCGCATTGACGGCCTTTATTGTTGCTGTTGCGGTAAGTTTCGGCTATTACCAGTTCCTGTATCTTCCTGAGGCAAACGCAAAGCCTGTTCTCCCAAGAGCCATAACAGATCCGACTGATACCACCAAGGTCACGATTGTCCCCGGCGCATCCGTCCAGTCAAACACACGCAATTTCGAACCCAAGGACGCCAGGGGCGCTATTGGCCTAGCAAACAGGGTGACCTGGACAAACACCGACAACGTTCCTCATACAGTCACGTCAGACGACCACTACAAGGATGCATACAGTGGCTCGTTTAACAGCCTTGACCAGCAGGACAACGTCCCGGGCGGATACCTTTTGCCTGGCAAGTCGTTTACCTTCGTCTTTACCAAGGTAGGTACCTACTCTTACCACTGTGAGCCCCATCCGTGGATGCAGGCAAAGGTCGATATCATAGAGAACTTTGCATAG
- the dnaK gene encoding molecular chaperone DnaK, translating into MGKIIGIDLGTSNSAAASMIGGKPSIIQAAEGTSVGGKAFPSVVAFTKDGQLIVGEPARRQMISNPEGTVIAAKRKMGTDFKFKVYGKEYTPQQISSFILQKIKRDAEAFLGETVDRAVITVPAYFNDNQRQATKDAGDIAGLKVIRIINEPTAASLAYGLDKANKDLKIMVFDLGGGTLDVTIMEMGGGVFQVKSTSGDTQLGGTDMDNALVEFVVQEFRKQSGIDVRTDKAAMMRIREAAEKAKIELSNVVTTEINLPFLAYDQSAGPKNLVLPLTRAKLEELLRPIIERCRQPMMQALQDAKLTAAEVDKIILIGGPTRMPMVRQFVASVTNKEPERGIDPMEAVAMGAAIQGAIISGDVSTDILLVDVTPLTLGVEVLGGLKEPLIERNTTIPTKKSKVFTTAADYQTAVTIHVVQGERPMASDCVSLGMFNLSGIPPAPRGVPQIEVTFDIDANGILNVAAKDLATQKEAKITITANNKLSKDEIDKLKRESEQFADADRKKKEDAELKNEADNLVYAAEKLVKQDLKDKVKPEQAERINKLSQEIKDALAANNSETVRAKIQELKTALGEVSAEAYRNAGADQSQQPGYGQTGPEAGQSSASYSEPGAASAGPNPSP; encoded by the coding sequence ATGGGCAAAATAATAGGTATAGACCTTGGAACTAGCAACTCTGCGGCCGCTTCCATGATTGGGGGCAAGCCGTCAATTATCCAGGCCGCCGAAGGGACCTCAGTGGGGGGCAAGGCGTTCCCATCCGTTGTGGCATTTACCAAAGACGGTCAGCTTATCGTCGGCGAGCCTGCACGGCGCCAGATGATTTCAAACCCCGAAGGAACCGTAATTGCGGCAAAGCGCAAGATGGGGACGGACTTTAAGTTCAAGGTGTACGGCAAAGAGTACACCCCCCAGCAAATCTCTTCCTTTATACTCCAAAAGATAAAGCGCGACGCCGAGGCATTCCTTGGCGAGACCGTTGACAGGGCGGTTATCACCGTCCCCGCGTACTTTAACGACAACCAGAGGCAGGCGACAAAGGACGCAGGCGACATCGCGGGGTTAAAGGTCATTAGAATAATCAACGAGCCGACTGCCGCATCGCTTGCTTATGGGCTTGACAAGGCAAACAAGGACCTGAAGATAATGGTTTTCGACCTTGGCGGCGGGACGCTTGACGTTACCATCATGGAAATGGGCGGGGGCGTGTTTCAAGTAAAGAGCACTTCCGGCGACACCCAGCTTGGAGGAACAGATATGGACAACGCCCTGGTAGAGTTTGTCGTCCAAGAGTTCCGGAAGCAGTCGGGCATCGACGTCAGAACCGACAAGGCCGCAATGATGAGAATCCGCGAGGCCGCCGAAAAGGCCAAGATAGAGCTTTCAAACGTCGTCACTACTGAAATCAACCTGCCGTTTCTTGCATACGACCAGAGCGCGGGTCCCAAGAACCTTGTGCTTCCGCTGACGCGTGCAAAGCTAGAAGAGCTTTTGAGGCCGATAATTGAGCGCTGCAGGCAGCCCATGATGCAGGCCCTGCAGGACGCCAAGCTCACTGCCGCAGAAGTTGACAAGATAATCCTAATCGGCGGCCCGACGAGGATGCCCATGGTAAGGCAGTTTGTCGCCTCGGTCACAAACAAGGAGCCGGAGCGCGGCATTGACCCGATGGAGGCTGTGGCGATGGGCGCGGCTATTCAGGGCGCGATTATCTCGGGAGACGTTTCAACTGACATACTCCTCGTGGACGTAACGCCGCTGACGCTTGGGGTGGAGGTTCTTGGCGGGCTAAAGGAGCCGCTCATAGAACGCAACACCACGATTCCCACAAAGAAGAGTAAGGTCTTTACAACTGCCGCAGATTACCAGACGGCCGTCACGATTCATGTCGTGCAGGGCGAGCGTCCAATGGCGTCCGACTGTGTGTCACTTGGTATGTTCAACCTCTCGGGCATTCCCCCGGCGCCAAGAGGCGTTCCTCAGATCGAGGTGACTTTTGACATCGACGCCAATGGGATACTCAACGTGGCGGCAAAGGACCTTGCAACCCAGAAGGAAGCCAAGATAACTATCACCGCGAACAACAAGCTTTCAAAGGATGAAATCGACAAGCTAAAGCGCGAGTCCGAGCAGTTTGCAGATGCGGACAGAAAGAAGAAGGAGGACGCAGAGCTCAAGAACGAGGCGGACAACCTTGTCTATGCGGCCGAAAAACTGGTCAAGCAGGATCTCAAGGACAAGGTCAAGCCGGAGCAGGCTGAGAGGATAAACAAGCTGTCACAGGAGATAAAAGACGCCCTTGCGGCAAACAACTCAGAGACTGTCAGGGCGAAGATTCAGGAGCTCAAGACAGCGCTAGGTGAAGTTAGCGCCGAGGCTTACAGGAATGCGGGAGCAGATCAGAGTCAGCAGCCAGGTTATGGCCAGACTGGACCGGAAGCAGGCCAGTCCTCAGCAAGCTACAGCGAGCCTGGCGCGGCAAGCGCCGGGCCAAACCCGTCGCCATAG
- a CDS encoding ATPase domain-containing protein — translation MGQLAKNILGGTTIIEEDVRSVSSIFSKQIASLALSSGKKVAYLTTGLKQDIVDSAKVFRFELDGCVEELRTEMFSLSSHQNLREADLIIIDSFSVYIFSKTEAEIVELITEICRASKEGKSFVLTYEARMLPSTIDAYIKSVVDTIITIKADFVGSKINRLIFVQKIRGGKPYDKLVKFTVENDGIQIDTRELIG, via the coding sequence ATGGGACAGCTTGCCAAGAACATCTTGGGTGGGACTACGATAATCGAAGAAGATGTTCGGTCTGTCAGCAGCATATTTTCTAAACAAATCGCAAGCCTGGCGCTTTCAAGCGGAAAAAAGGTGGCATACCTGACGACTGGTTTGAAGCAGGACATTGTCGACTCGGCCAAGGTCTTCAGGTTTGAGCTTGATGGATGCGTCGAGGAGCTGCGCACAGAAATGTTCAGCCTATCATCACACCAGAACCTGAGGGAGGCAGACCTGATAATCATTGACTCGTTCTCTGTGTACATCTTTAGCAAGACCGAGGCAGAAATAGTGGAGCTTATCACAGAAATCTGCAGGGCCTCAAAGGAGGGCAAGAGCTTTGTGCTCACATATGAGGCGAGGATGCTCCCGAGCACCATCGACGCCTACATCAAGTCGGTGGTTGACACGATTATTACCATCAAGGCTGACTTTGTCGGCAGCAAGATAAACAGGCTGATTTTTGTGCAAAAGATCCGTGGGGGCAAGCCGTATGACAAGCTGGTCAAGTTCACCGTCGAGAACGACGGCATCCAGATTGACACGAGAGAACTTATCGGCTAG
- the trxA gene encoding thioredoxin gives MLTIVPRLMEPPVSGDVDAEIEAINRRKLAELQRQAAARASAPTGPVVLTDHNFATELAKYPVLLVDFWAPWCGPCRMVGPIIEQLAHEYEGRVVFGKLNVDENPLVSGSFGVQSIPTMIIFKNGKAVDVMIGALPKGQIENKLKQQLGGAQASFYS, from the coding sequence ATGCTGACGATAGTTCCTCGCCTTATGGAACCGCCCGTTTCAGGAGACGTAGACGCGGAAATAGAAGCAATAAACCGCAGGAAGCTGGCAGAACTTCAGCGCCAAGCAGCTGCTAGGGCATCTGCGCCGACCGGCCCGGTCGTGCTCACGGACCATAACTTTGCAACCGAGCTGGCAAAATACCCTGTATTGCTTGTGGATTTCTGGGCGCCCTGGTGCGGCCCTTGCAGGATGGTCGGACCCATAATCGAGCAGCTAGCGCACGAATATGAAGGAAGGGTCGTATTTGGAAAACTAAACGTCGACGAGAACCCGCTTGTCTCAGGTAGCTTTGGCGTTCAGAGCATCCCGACAATGATTATCTTCAAGAATGGCAAGGCAGTAGATGTAATGATAGGTGCATTGCCAAAGGGGCAAATAGAGAACAAGCTCAAACAGCAGCTTGGCGGCGCACAGGCGTCGTTTTATAGTTGA